One Dysidea avara chromosome 7, odDysAvar1.4, whole genome shotgun sequence genomic region harbors:
- the LOC136262607 gene encoding protein lin-7 homolog C-like produces the protein MAADVAVMSHEQLDLSGKVSRIVELLTALGERSDGQLPKEKLSQLKQVLTSPFFNSVKEVYEHVYSTVDVDSNSSAELRATATAKATVAAFAASEGQAHPRIIELEKTSEGMGFNIMGGKEQKCPIYISRIIPGGYADRHGGLRRGDQLVSVNGQSLEDMDHEDAVKVLKDAEGSLKMVVKYSPRVLEQMESIFEHTKSFKRGHGGASRR, from the exons ATGGCGGCCGATGTAGCAGTGATGTCCCACGAGCAGTTAGATTTGAGCGGGA AGGTCTCCCGAATCGTGGAGTTGTTAACTGCTCTAGGAGAGA GATCAGATGGTCAGTTACCGAAGGAGAAACTGTCCCAACTCAAACAGGTATTGACCAGCCCCTTCTTCAACTCTGTCAAGGAAGTATATGAACATGTCTACTCCACTGTGGATGTTGACAGTAATAGTTCAGCTGAACTGAGGGCTACTGCAACTGCTAAG GCTACAGTGGCAGCATTTGCAGCTAGCGAGGGTCAAGCCCACCCAAGGATTATAGAACTGGAGAAGACATCAGAAGGAATGGGCTTCAACATCATGGGCGGCAAGGAGCAGAAATGTCCCATCTACATATCTCGGATCATCCCCGGAGGCTATGCTGATCGTCATGGTGGGCTGCGGCGTGGAGACCAGCTGGTGTCTGTGAATGGGCAG TCACTGGAGGACATGGATCATGAAGATGCTGTTAAGGTACTGAAGGATGCTGAAG GCTCACTGAAGATGGTAGTGAAGTACTCTCCAAGAG TGCTGGAGCAAATGGAGAGCATCTTTGAACACACTAAGTCATTTAAGAGAGGTCACGGTGGAGCATCCAGGAGATAG
- the LOC136262606 gene encoding myosin-11-like isoform X1 produces the protein MSTSIFEDDDGSDDLFSQSPKRARKPSTKKDAIEDLFDNDTDDFLDQVDKEKNGPADDAPVDMTTLSYEERAELRKLKRKTGKEPTMGDLKEIRRTLATKKPRSPTPSKDETDGKSSQVPMKKTKSTSNSITVSISSQKKEAEPLKNKIAAFESKTAPGGSKVSPKVVPKVNAGHVSKTKAALATDSTATGDTSEQQEKIQQLVEKVGSLEKQKETLRNENAELSDKLTSQNTSDEKERIMKDKISKLQKENEELHQQKQQVQDENDQLRAKGTESVDYQSQMDVQIKNQEYQEKLEELQKIIDSLREESAQLREESARLQEEQSQQQEEHLSNVGELNGQINELGVENADLKEEINLLQEQIRSLDIKEDSTDRGDELHKEIAELYSKVHQLEEEVQSRIQTIDDFEGKISSLEMENSDLKAEVSTLQEDIRGGQTGSGDIEALHKKLKEVEEDRKIKEEDCIEMVSEIDELRDAMAAQEENLASKDKQIADLKRQLSQGGSQIASSRSPQPIEEPVEDQTTYSRRHSQGSVAEQIKRFSQGASSPPRRTVRSKSPSPQLPSEFVKEEQPVEVTSSTNLAPPSRSRPAVRKTSDEERPKLMEVEEQISVESDRREATEQDDDDDDGYERTRKLTSFWEQKAGSTTTTKAKSTSDLTKAGVTKLHSPLPDAETTRPLSPQASSNVMATQPPEIREDKVVDDEIYDDKEQISEDAVTADDALVHTSGMIHKRIQKMTSTGTVNKPVEKKPLSQQASWAPPKSATCAVCSKTVYAMEKLEADKVVYHKFCFKCNKCRKTLSVGTYAALEGIIYCKPHFKQMFQEKGNYDEGFGREQHKAKWTK, from the exons ATGTCCACGAGTATATTTGAAGACGACG ATGGGTCTGATGATTTGTTCAGCCAGTCTCCTAAGAGGGCCAGGAAACCGTCGACTAAGAAAGATGCCATAGAGGACCTGTTTGATAATGACACTGATGACTTTCTTGACCAAGTGGACAAGGAAAAGAATGGTCCAGCTGATGATGCCCCTGTGGACATG ACTACACTGAGTTATGAGGAGAGAGCTGAACTAAGGAAGCTGAAGAGGAAAA CTGGTAAAGAGCCGACAATGGGAGACCTCAAGGAGATTAGACGCACTCTTGCCACCAAGAAACCTCGATCTCCAACTCCCAGCAAAGATGAAACAGATGGAAAGTCCTCACAGGTCCCAATGAAGAAGACCAAGTCAACATCTAACTCAATTACTGTAAGCATCAGTAGCCAAAAGAAAGAGGCTGAGCCGCTGAAGAACAAAATTGCTGCTTTTGAGTCGAAGACTGCTCCTGGAGGGAGTAAAGTTAGTCCAAAAGTGGTGCCTAAGGTCAATGCAGGTCATGTTAGCAAAACAAAGGCAGCACTTGCAACAGATTCCACAGCCACAGGTGATACTAGTGAACAGCAAGAGAAGATACAACAGCTGGTGGAGAAGGTGGGAAGTCTTGAGAAGCAGAAAGAAACTCTGAGGAATGAAAATGCTGAACTTTCTGATAAGTTAACATCACAAAATACTAGTGATGAGAAGGAACGCATTATGAAGGATAAGATTTCCAAGTTGCAAAAAGAAAATGAAGAACTGCACCAACAGAAACAACAGGTGCAGGATGAAAATGACCAACTAAGAGCCAAGGGGACAGAAAGTGTTGATTATCAATCTCAGATGGACGTCCAGATTAAAAACCAGGAATATCAAGAAAAGCTTGAAGAGTTACAAAAGATAATTGATTCTTTGAGAGAAGAGAGTGCTCAACTTAGAGAAGAGAGTGCTCGGCTTCAAGAAGAACAGTCCCAACAACAGGAAGAACATCTGTCAAATGTTGGTGAACTCAATGGCCAGATAAATGAACTTGGAGTAGAGAATGCAGATTTGAAGGAAGAAATTAATCTTCTTCAAGAGCAGATACGTAGTTtggacataaaggaggacagtACTGACAGGGGAGATGAGCTTCACAAAGAAATTGCAGAGCTGTACAGCAAagtacatcagctagaagaagaggtACAGAGCCGTATTCAGACCATTGATGACTTTGAAGGAAAGATTTCTTCGCTGGAAATGGAAAACAGTGATCTAAAAGCAGAGGTGTCAACATTACAGGAAGATATAAGAGGAGGGCAAACTGGATCTGGGGACATCGAAGCTCTTCATAAGAAGTTGAAGGAAGTGGAGGAAGACAGAAAGATCAAGGAGGAAGATTGTATCGAGATGGTCAGTGAAATTGATGAACTAAGAGATGCCATGGCTGCTCAGGAAGAAAATCTTGCTAGTAAGGACAAGCAG ATTGCTGACTTGAAGAGACAGTTGTCACAAGGTGGAAGTCAAATAGCCTCCAGCAGGTCACCACAACCTATAGAAGAACCAGTAGAGGATCAAACAACTTATTCAAGGAG ACATTCCCAGGGAAGTGTAGCTGAACAAATTAAGAGGTTTTCCCAAGGTGCCTCTTCTCCGCCTAGAAGGACAGTTCGCTCCAAGAGTCCGTCTCCACAATTACCATCTGAGTTTGTGAAAGAAgaacag CCTGTTGAAGTAACTAGTTCAACTAACCTTGCCCCACCATCACGATCTAGACCTGCTGTGCGTAAAACATCTGACGAAGAACGTCCTAAG TTGATGGAGGTGGAAGAACAGATCAGTGTAGAGTCTGATAGGAGAGAGGCTACTGAacaggatgatgatgatgatgatggataTGAAAGA ACAAGGAAGCTGACTAGCTTCTGGGAGCAAAAAGCTGGTAGTACTACCACTACTAAGGCAAAGTCAACCAGT GATCTAACAAAGGCCGGAGTCACTAAGTTACATTCACCACTACCTGATGCTGAGACCACACGTCCTCTATCACCTCAGGCTAGCTCTAATGTGATGGCTACCCAGCCACCTGAAATCAGGGAAGATAAAGTTGTAGATGATGAAATATATGATGATAAG GAACAGATCAGTGAAGATGCAGTAACAGCTGACGATGCCTTAGTCCACACATCAGGGATGATACACAAGAGAATACAAAAGATGACATCTACTGGTACAGTTAATAAACCAGTGGAGAAGAAACCATTGTCTCAG CAAGCTTCATGGGCCCCTCCAAAGAGTGCCACCTGTGCTGTGTGCAGTAAGACAGTGTATGCCATGGAGAAACTAGAAGCTGATAAAGTTGTCTATCACAAGTTCTGCTTCAAGTGTAACAAGTGCAGGAAGACCCTAAG TGTTGGAACATATGCTGCATTGGAAGGCATCATCTACTGTAAACCACACTTCAAGCAGATGTTCCAAGAGAAGGGAAATTATGATGAAGGCTTTGGCCGTGAGCAACACAAAGCAAAATGGACCAAGTAA
- the LOC136262606 gene encoding myosin-11-like isoform X2, with protein sequence MSTSIFEDDDGSDDLFSQSPKRARKPSTKKDAIEDLFDNDTDDFLDQVDKEKNGPADDAPVDMTTLSYEERAELRKLKRKTGKEPTMGDLKEIRRTLATKKPRSPTPSKDETDGKSSQVPMKKTKSTSNSITVSISSQKKEAEPLKNKIAAFESKTAPGGSKVSPKVVPKVNAGHVSKTKAALATDSTATGDTSEQQEKIQQLVEKVGSLEKQKETLRNENAELSDKLTSQNTSDEKERIMKDKISKLQKENEELHQQKQQVQDENDQLRAKGTESVDYQSQMDVQIKNQEYQEKLEELQKIIDSLREESAQLREESARLQEEQSQQQEEHLSNVGELNGQINELGVENADLKEEINLLQEQIRSLDIKEDSTDRGDELHKEIAELYSKVHQLEEEVQSRIQTIDDFEGKISSLEMENSDLKAEVSTLQEDIRGGQTGSGDIEALHKKLKEVEEDRKIKEEDCIEMVSEIDELRDAMAAQEENLASKDKQIADLKRQLSQGGSQIASSRSPQPIEEPVEDQTTYSRRRTVRSKSPSPQLPSEFVKEEQPVEVTSSTNLAPPSRSRPAVRKTSDEERPKLMEVEEQISVESDRREATEQDDDDDDGYERTRKLTSFWEQKAGSTTTTKAKSTSDLTKAGVTKLHSPLPDAETTRPLSPQASSNVMATQPPEIREDKVVDDEIYDDKEQISEDAVTADDALVHTSGMIHKRIQKMTSTGTVNKPVEKKPLSQQASWAPPKSATCAVCSKTVYAMEKLEADKVVYHKFCFKCNKCRKTLSVGTYAALEGIIYCKPHFKQMFQEKGNYDEGFGREQHKAKWTK encoded by the exons ATGTCCACGAGTATATTTGAAGACGACG ATGGGTCTGATGATTTGTTCAGCCAGTCTCCTAAGAGGGCCAGGAAACCGTCGACTAAGAAAGATGCCATAGAGGACCTGTTTGATAATGACACTGATGACTTTCTTGACCAAGTGGACAAGGAAAAGAATGGTCCAGCTGATGATGCCCCTGTGGACATG ACTACACTGAGTTATGAGGAGAGAGCTGAACTAAGGAAGCTGAAGAGGAAAA CTGGTAAAGAGCCGACAATGGGAGACCTCAAGGAGATTAGACGCACTCTTGCCACCAAGAAACCTCGATCTCCAACTCCCAGCAAAGATGAAACAGATGGAAAGTCCTCACAGGTCCCAATGAAGAAGACCAAGTCAACATCTAACTCAATTACTGTAAGCATCAGTAGCCAAAAGAAAGAGGCTGAGCCGCTGAAGAACAAAATTGCTGCTTTTGAGTCGAAGACTGCTCCTGGAGGGAGTAAAGTTAGTCCAAAAGTGGTGCCTAAGGTCAATGCAGGTCATGTTAGCAAAACAAAGGCAGCACTTGCAACAGATTCCACAGCCACAGGTGATACTAGTGAACAGCAAGAGAAGATACAACAGCTGGTGGAGAAGGTGGGAAGTCTTGAGAAGCAGAAAGAAACTCTGAGGAATGAAAATGCTGAACTTTCTGATAAGTTAACATCACAAAATACTAGTGATGAGAAGGAACGCATTATGAAGGATAAGATTTCCAAGTTGCAAAAAGAAAATGAAGAACTGCACCAACAGAAACAACAGGTGCAGGATGAAAATGACCAACTAAGAGCCAAGGGGACAGAAAGTGTTGATTATCAATCTCAGATGGACGTCCAGATTAAAAACCAGGAATATCAAGAAAAGCTTGAAGAGTTACAAAAGATAATTGATTCTTTGAGAGAAGAGAGTGCTCAACTTAGAGAAGAGAGTGCTCGGCTTCAAGAAGAACAGTCCCAACAACAGGAAGAACATCTGTCAAATGTTGGTGAACTCAATGGCCAGATAAATGAACTTGGAGTAGAGAATGCAGATTTGAAGGAAGAAATTAATCTTCTTCAAGAGCAGATACGTAGTTtggacataaaggaggacagtACTGACAGGGGAGATGAGCTTCACAAAGAAATTGCAGAGCTGTACAGCAAagtacatcagctagaagaagaggtACAGAGCCGTATTCAGACCATTGATGACTTTGAAGGAAAGATTTCTTCGCTGGAAATGGAAAACAGTGATCTAAAAGCAGAGGTGTCAACATTACAGGAAGATATAAGAGGAGGGCAAACTGGATCTGGGGACATCGAAGCTCTTCATAAGAAGTTGAAGGAAGTGGAGGAAGACAGAAAGATCAAGGAGGAAGATTGTATCGAGATGGTCAGTGAAATTGATGAACTAAGAGATGCCATGGCTGCTCAGGAAGAAAATCTTGCTAGTAAGGACAAGCAG ATTGCTGACTTGAAGAGACAGTTGTCACAAGGTGGAAGTCAAATAGCCTCCAGCAGGTCACCACAACCTATAGAAGAACCAGTAGAGGATCAAACAACTTATTCAAGGAG AAGGACAGTTCGCTCCAAGAGTCCGTCTCCACAATTACCATCTGAGTTTGTGAAAGAAgaacag CCTGTTGAAGTAACTAGTTCAACTAACCTTGCCCCACCATCACGATCTAGACCTGCTGTGCGTAAAACATCTGACGAAGAACGTCCTAAG TTGATGGAGGTGGAAGAACAGATCAGTGTAGAGTCTGATAGGAGAGAGGCTACTGAacaggatgatgatgatgatgatggataTGAAAGA ACAAGGAAGCTGACTAGCTTCTGGGAGCAAAAAGCTGGTAGTACTACCACTACTAAGGCAAAGTCAACCAGT GATCTAACAAAGGCCGGAGTCACTAAGTTACATTCACCACTACCTGATGCTGAGACCACACGTCCTCTATCACCTCAGGCTAGCTCTAATGTGATGGCTACCCAGCCACCTGAAATCAGGGAAGATAAAGTTGTAGATGATGAAATATATGATGATAAG GAACAGATCAGTGAAGATGCAGTAACAGCTGACGATGCCTTAGTCCACACATCAGGGATGATACACAAGAGAATACAAAAGATGACATCTACTGGTACAGTTAATAAACCAGTGGAGAAGAAACCATTGTCTCAG CAAGCTTCATGGGCCCCTCCAAAGAGTGCCACCTGTGCTGTGTGCAGTAAGACAGTGTATGCCATGGAGAAACTAGAAGCTGATAAAGTTGTCTATCACAAGTTCTGCTTCAAGTGTAACAAGTGCAGGAAGACCCTAAG TGTTGGAACATATGCTGCATTGGAAGGCATCATCTACTGTAAACCACACTTCAAGCAGATGTTCCAAGAGAAGGGAAATTATGATGAAGGCTTTGGCCGTGAGCAACACAAAGCAAAATGGACCAAGTAA